From the genome of Aspergillus fumigatus Af293 chromosome 1, whole genome shotgun sequence, one region includes:
- the mfs56 gene encoding uncharacterized protein, translating to MFAATKYIYNKTRTGPKSGGETEPLCQHRLQSSQPAPAADDGLSTERTSIKTEDQQILPQSAPGPEGDSKCHLCQQQCRHDRIYRWKLICGLTLPYILSTLDLTIVATAVPSIASHFRAFPPHIVLTPTFTKYSPLADKFDELTWIVTAFTLTSTTFIPIFGQLADVFGRHAVLQLAMFLMLVGSTLCAAAQSWGMLLLGRALQGTSSAGIMNIIMIVLADRVSLRENARNNSIFVFVGGLGYGVGPVVGGYGNWRYCFLVPIPVGLIAFISHIVIFVLLRNELVEGTVFQKSSRWSALLPALATLDIVGAVLFIFGVGLIILGTAWGGSTYPWSSPEVLVPLIVGGVCFALFFVYECFLEPDRLFARMFPKQVPMLPYSMFARRDTIWLAVLEFSSGAAMYSVFYFIGIYFTLVEAYPASRAGINLLYYIPGLGAGVYIAVFLCNVYPAQTFFTINTGTVAETAGFALLIWAISTQNTALINGMMVLAGAGTGLRLMPVTLHTAGVWPEKIAPAMSLMRFALPFGGTLGLTIMGSVFNNFLSSKSSASGDMARLDVHDGASLEYIAGLPGPEQEAMRTAGKEAIMWAFIAIMPVIGLSLATGLVLGNVWIKPERLRQRQRQQQVETRSDGADESGDSEVIYAPYLWALLTGNVTTHKHTNKPKPRHEEETELHPLPSEPSIA from the exons ATGTTCGCAGCCACCAAGTACATCTACAACAAGACGCGGACAGGGCCCAAGTCTGGCGGAGAGACAGAGCCGCTCTGTCAACACCGCTTGCAATCGAGCCAGCCTGCCcctgcagcagatgatggtTTGTCTACGGAGCGAACCTCCATAAAGACAGAGGACCAGCAGATACTCCCCCAGTCCGCTCCAGGTCCAGAAGGCGACAGCAAATGCCACCTCTGCCAACAGCAGTGCCGCCACGACCGCATCTACAGATGGAAACTTATCTGCGGCCTGACACTCCCTTATATCCTCAGCACGCTAGATCTCACAATCGTCGCCACGGCCGTACCCTCCATCGCATCCCATTTCCGTGCGTTCCCCCCCCACATAGTCCTAACACCGACCTTCACAAAGTACTCACCGTTAGCAGACAAATTCGACGAACTTACCTGGATCGTCACCGCGTTCACTCTTACATCGACAACATTCATCCCGATCTTCGGACAGCTTGCCGACGTCTTCGGTCGGCATGCGGTGCTCCAGCTCGCCATGTTCCTGATGCTGGTGGGGAGTACGCTGTGCGCGGCGGCGCAGAGCTGGGGGATGCTTTTGCTGGGTAGGGCGCTGCAGGGGACGAGTTCGGCGGGGATTATGAATATCATTATGATCGTTCTAGCGGATCGGGTTTCGCTGAGAGAAAATGCAAGAAATAATTCGATTTTTGTGTTCGTCGGGGGTTTGGGGTACGGAGTTGGGCCGGTTGTTGGGGGGTAT GGTAATTGGAGGTACTGTTTTCTGGTGCCCATACCGGTAGGTCTG ATTGCTTTCATATCGCACATTGTGATCTTCGTGCTCCTCCGCAATGAGCTCGTGGAAGGAACCGTCTTTCAAAAAAGCTCGCGATGGTctgcgcttcttccagccCTGGCAACGCTCGACATCGTCGGGGCAGTCCTGTTCATCTTCGGTGTtggcctcatcatcctgggTACAGCCTGGGGAGGGTCGACGTATCCCTGGTCTTCCCCCGAGGTTCTAGTGCCACTGATTGTAGGCGGCGTATGCTTTGCGCTGTTTTTCGTATATGAGTGCTTCCTCGAGCCGGACAGATTGTTTGCTCGGATGTTCCCAAAGCAGGTGCCCATGTTGCCGTATAGCATGTTTGCTAGACGCGATACGATCTGGCTTGCGGTTTTGGAGTTCTCCAGTGGAGCAG CTATGTACTCCGTCTTTTATTTCATCGGTATATATTTCACACTAGTTGAAGCCTATCCTGCCTCGAGAGCAGGCATCAACCTGCTCTACTACATTCCAGGATTAGGAG CCGGCGTCTAcatcgccgtcttcctctGCAACGTCTACCCAGCCcagaccttcttcaccatcaaCACGGGCACCGTTGCCGAAACAGCCGGTTTCGCCCTCCTCATCTGGGCCATCAGCACGCAAAACACGGCCCTCATAAACGGTATGATGGTCCTCGCCGGTGCAGGCACGGGGCTCCGTCTCATGCCCGTGACCCTGCACACGGCAGGCGTGTGGCCCGAGAAGATCGCCCCGGCGATGTCGCTGATGCGGTTTGCACTGCCGTTCGGTGGAACGCTGGGGCTGACGATTATGGGGAGTGTTTTCAACAATTTCCTGTCGAGTAAGAGTAGTGCGAGTGGGGATATGGCCCGGCTGGACGTGCACGACGGGGCTTCGTTGGAGTATATTGCTGGTCTGCCCGGCCCGGAGCAGGAGGCTATGCGGACGGCGGGCAAGGAGGCCATCATGTGGGCGTTTATTGCCATCATGCCGGTCATCGGGTTGAGTCTTGCTACGGGATTGGTGTTGGGTAATGTATGGATCAAGCCGGAGCGTTTGCGTCAGCGTCAGCGTCAGCAGCAGGTGGAGACCAGGAGCGACGGAGCAGACGAGAGCGGCGACAGCGAAGTCATATACGCTCCGTACCTGTGGGCACTATTAACG GGCAACGTAACCACACACAAACACACCAACAAGCCCAAACCAAGGCACGAAGAGGAAACCgaactccatcctctcccctCAGAGCCAAGCATAGCATAG
- a CDS encoding EMC6 family protein — protein sequence MPATKQELSLLINPLVPESVQHNNRVLSQLHSLTSFLLGLTAGILALQSATGFAFYLLGTVLVSGLFHLLVLKRSGGKGAGVFFPGAGGEIAGIDERGLVKGNGGRRGAWRDVWLGGGVLGEALSGFILGWAGVGGVLR from the exons ATGCCTGCCACGAAACAGGAACTCTCCCTGCTAATCAACCCGCTCGTCCCGGAATCCGTCCAACACAATAACAGA GTCCTCTCCCAACTCCACTCCCTCACCTCCTTCCTCCTAGGCCTCACAGCGGGCATCCTCGCCCTGCAATCAGCAACCGGCTTCGCGTTTTATCTCCTCGGGACGGTGCTCGTGTCGGGATTGTTTCATTTACTTGTCCTCAAGCGGAGTGGCGGGAAGGGCGCTGGTGTTTTCTTTCCTGGTGCTGGGGGCGAGATTGCAGGGATTGATGAGAGGGGGTTGGTTAAGGGGAATGGGGGGAGGAGAGGCGCGTGGAGGGACGTGTGGCTTGGGGGCGGGGTGCTTGGGGAGGCGCTCTCGGGCTTTATTCTGGGGTGGGCGGGTGTTGGAGGTGTTTTGAGGTGA